The Calorimonas adulescens genome has a segment encoding these proteins:
- the pfkB gene encoding 1-phosphofructokinase — MIATVTLNPAIDHTVYVERFVPCSLNRAADSEYSIGGKGINVSKVLAELGISSIALGFLGKNAGHISDELKEMGITPDFIEVPGNTRTNIKIIDRSNAASTEVNEPGPWITPEWLNELKERVLYWAERCEYITFSGSLPQGLNEDIYKELIQIAKEKGARTILDADGESLRKGLESAPYMIKPNIHELKNLVGHPLDDEREVMNVCNEIISSGIEVVIVSMGSKGSIYADSKGVYRAYPLELDVKSTVGAGDAMVAGFLYAVDRGFDGESTARFAAASSSCRIISDFKRIREFYERIRIERWQ, encoded by the coding sequence ATGATAGCTACAGTTACTTTAAATCCGGCCATAGACCATACGGTTTATGTGGAAAGGTTTGTGCCTTGCAGTCTCAACAGGGCAGCAGACTCTGAATATTCTATTGGAGGCAAAGGGATAAATGTATCTAAGGTACTGGCAGAGCTGGGGATATCGAGTATAGCTCTGGGCTTTCTTGGCAAGAATGCCGGACATATATCTGACGAACTTAAAGAAATGGGTATAACACCTGATTTTATTGAGGTGCCGGGGAACACACGGACCAATATTAAGATTATAGACCGCAGCAATGCGGCATCTACAGAAGTGAATGAACCCGGGCCGTGGATAACTCCCGAGTGGTTGAATGAACTTAAAGAAAGGGTGCTATACTGGGCAGAGAGGTGCGAGTATATCACGTTTTCGGGAAGCCTTCCACAGGGGCTGAATGAGGATATATACAAGGAACTTATTCAGATAGCCAAGGAGAAGGGTGCAAGGACTATACTGGATGCTGACGGAGAGTCACTGAGAAAGGGATTGGAATCGGCGCCTTATATGATCAAGCCCAATATTCATGAACTGAAAAATTTGGTCGGCCATCCACTGGATGATGAGAGGGAGGTTATGAATGTATGCAATGAGATTATATCCAGTGGCATTGAGGTGGTCATAGTGTCAATGGGCAGCAAGGGGAGTATATATGCAGATTCAAAAGGCGTATATAGGGCTTATCCATTGGAACTGGATGTGAAGAGCACTGTTGGTGCCGGTGATGCCATGGTGGCAGGTTTCCTGTATGCGGTTGACAGGGGGTTCGACGGGGAGTCCACAGCGAGGTTTGCGGCAGCCTCCTCGTCTTGCCGGATAATATCAGATTTTAAGAGAATAAGGGAATTTTATGAGAGGATAAGAATAGAGAGGTGGCAGTGA
- a CDS encoding PTS sugar transporter subunit IIA, translating to MEISEVLKPELMNFELKARGKREAIEELAWPWPQSLQRTGSLWYY from the coding sequence ATGGAGATATCTGAAGTATTAAAGCCCGAACTTATGAATTTTGAATTAAAGGCAAGAGGAAAGAGAGAGGCTATAGAGGAGCTGGCCTGGCCCTGGCCACAGTCCTTGCAAAGGACAGGTTCACTATGGTACTACTAG
- a CDS encoding stalk domain-containing protein, translating to MVLLDTVTATKGSDTVKLTVRNKTAYKNGSKIELDVPAKVINGDVPEAWC from the coding sequence ATGGTACTACTAGATACAGTAACAGCAACTAAGGGTAGTGATACCGTGAAGTTAACCGTTAGGAATAAGACAGCCTATAAGAACGGTTCTAAGATAGAGCTTGATGTTCCAGCTAAAGTAATCAATGGAGATGTTCCTGAAGCTTGGTGTTGA
- a CDS encoding response regulator transcription factor, with protein sequence MYKLLIAEDESLERRAVRIIIEKNLKNIEIVGEAKNGGEAVKIAKLSRPHIILMDIKMPELNGLEASREIKSLFPNTKIIILTAYDDFKFAQAAIKLGISDYILKPAKPAEIVSVISKTISSIEASSGDNTDNMDKNTLISDAIDYINRNFNRNIDLESVSEYIHLNPQYFSRYFKSHIGMTFIDYITKLRIKRAKELLIKTDKSIKEISLEIGYTDAAYFSKVFSKHEGISPYKYRIDNKKTTITRL encoded by the coding sequence ATGTATAAACTACTAATAGCTGAAGACGAATCACTGGAAAGAAGGGCCGTAAGGATTATCATTGAAAAAAACTTAAAGAATATAGAAATAGTTGGTGAGGCAAAAAACGGAGGTGAGGCCGTTAAGATTGCCAAATTATCCAGGCCGCATATAATACTGATGGATATAAAAATGCCAGAGCTAAACGGGCTCGAGGCATCAAGGGAAATAAAATCGTTATTCCCCAATACCAAGATTATAATACTCACTGCTTATGATGACTTCAAGTTTGCACAGGCAGCAATAAAACTTGGTATATCGGACTATATATTAAAGCCTGCCAAACCTGCAGAAATTGTATCCGTCATTAGCAAAACCATATCGTCTATCGAGGCATCCAGTGGAGATAACACAGACAACATGGACAAAAACACTCTAATATCTGATGCTATCGATTACATAAACAGGAACTTTAACAGGAATATAGATTTAGAATCCGTGTCAGAGTATATTCACCTAAATCCGCAATATTTCAGCAGATATTTCAAAAGCCATATTGGGATGACCTTTATAGACTACATTACAAAGCTGAGAATAAAAAGAGCTAAAGAGCTGCTAATAAAAACAGATAAAAGCATTAAAGAGATATCCTTAGAAATCGGTTACACTGATGCTGCCTATTTCAGTAAGGTGTTTAGCAAACATGAGGGTATTTCTCCATACAAATACCGGATTGATAACAAAAAGACCACTATAACCCGGCTTTAA
- a CDS encoding PocR ligand-binding domain-containing protein: MNAQHTYDLKDVIDLQSLQDIQDRYAKIMKVASITVDENGIPVVHPSNFTKFCNLIRSTKLGFDRCMKSDAYGGFNAMKAGQPIVYHCHSGLTDVAAPIIVNGNYMGCMLCGQVMINNIDYSKHINLIKLSRELGLSKEDLEAALKEIPKVKYNEIKDAADFLYLFANFIAKMGVANIAQSELVEEMKKRMDLERLLNDMELKALQSQINPHFLFNTLNTIARMAMIEDAPNTEELIYNLSDLLRYSLNNINRLVDIETEINNIKKYLFIQTTRYGDRITYEINIEPSILKCKIPVMTLQPIVENAIIHGLEPKKDGGKIIITGKKVDDKNIMIEITDNGIGIDENKLYDLTKTPENNPEYSTGLGMQNVRSRIKHCFGKEYGVDINSSYMQGTSVYITIPYQSYMQSEVV, encoded by the coding sequence ATGAACGCCCAGCATACGTATGACCTTAAAGATGTCATCGACCTGCAATCCCTGCAGGACATTCAGGATAGATATGCAAAAATAATGAAGGTTGCATCCATTACCGTTGATGAAAACGGTATCCCAGTTGTACACCCGAGCAATTTCACAAAGTTCTGCAACCTTATAAGAAGTACTAAACTTGGCTTTGACCGCTGCATGAAATCCGATGCTTACGGTGGATTTAATGCTATGAAAGCCGGACAGCCGATAGTATACCACTGCCATTCCGGCCTGACCGACGTGGCAGCACCAATCATTGTAAACGGCAACTATATGGGATGCATGTTATGCGGGCAGGTAATGATAAACAATATAGACTACAGCAAACATATTAACTTGATCAAACTTTCAAGGGAACTTGGATTGTCAAAAGAAGATTTAGAGGCGGCATTAAAGGAGATACCAAAGGTTAAATATAATGAGATAAAAGACGCTGCCGATTTTTTATACCTGTTTGCCAATTTCATCGCAAAGATGGGAGTTGCTAACATAGCGCAATCTGAACTGGTTGAAGAAATGAAAAAACGAATGGACCTTGAACGGTTATTAAATGACATGGAGCTCAAAGCCCTTCAGTCTCAAATCAATCCCCATTTCCTTTTCAATACCTTAAATACAATAGCCAGAATGGCTATGATAGAAGATGCACCAAACACTGAGGAACTTATATATAACCTCTCTGACCTATTAAGATATAGCCTGAACAACATTAACCGACTCGTGGATATTGAGACCGAAATCAATAATATAAAAAAATATTTATTTATCCAGACAACAAGATATGGTGACAGAATAACCTATGAAATCAACATAGAACCGTCTATATTAAAGTGTAAGATACCTGTTATGACGCTCCAACCCATCGTTGAAAATGCCATAATTCACGGTCTTGAGCCAAAAAAGGATGGTGGCAAGATAATTATTACAGGTAAGAAGGTGGATGATAAAAACATAATGATTGAGATTACCGATAACGGTATCGGTATAGATGAGAATAAGCTCTATGACCTAACAAAGACACCTGAAAACAACCCGGAATATTCTACAGGATTGGGTATGCAAAATGTAAGAAGCAGAATTAAACATTGCTTTGGAAAAGAGTATGGTGTTGACATAAACAGCAGCTACATGCAGGGAACATCTGTGTATATAACTATACCATACCAGAGTTATATGCAAAGTGAGGTAGTATAA